CGCCCATGGCCTTGATGACGTTCCAGATATCGCCGAACTGCTCCTGGTCGCGCGACATGAAAAGAAAGCCGACGCCGGAGCGCTCGATGTCGTAAGTCGCGATGCGGCCATGGACGTCCCTCGCATGACGTTCGAGATAATCGACAAATTCGGCGCGGGTGGCGGGTGGCTTCTCGGTGGTGAAGCTCGGCTTGTGATAAACGAAGACAGCCGGCTCGAAGGTCAGCGCATAGGCGGTGTTGCGCCAGTTCGCCCAAGCGGGCCAGCGGGCGCTCATGGCGAGATCGGAACGCTGGGCATAACCGTCATTGCTCAGCTTCACCTGCAGATCCATGGCGGAAGAAAAGGCGAAATCGGCGGTCTTCTTGCCAGCATCGGTTTCCTTGACGATGCGGTCATAGATTTCGCCGGTCAGCATATCCTCGTAATGGACGGCAATATCGGGATTGGCCTTCTGGAAACCCTCGATCATCGGCGTCGCCAGCGGTTCGTCCAGCGAGGAGTAAACCACCAGGGTTTGGGCATCTGCCTTGCCCGAAGGGGCCGGAAAAATGGCAACCTGCGCAAGCGCGGGGAAGGCCATGCAAAGACAGAGGCAAAGGAGAAGGCAGATACGCATGGAAAAGATCATGCCGCAGGCGGTTGCCATTCACAAGCGGCAAGGCTCTGGTTAAACTCGGCAATGCTGCGGGAGGAAGATTTGCGTATTTTGCTGGTCGAGGACAATCAGGTGCTGTCGGAGGGGCTGTCGGCGCTGCTGCGCGGCAGCGGTTATGCGGTGGATGTGGTATCCGACGGCGCTTCCGCCGATGCCGCGATTGCGGCGGAAAGTTTTGATCTCGTCATTCTCGATCTCAACCTGCCGGAAATGGACGGCATCGAGGTGCTGCGCTCCATGCGGTCGCGTCAGGACAAGGCGGCCGTGCTGATCCTGACGGCGCGCGGAACGCCGGAAGAAAAGGTCAAGGGGCTCGATCTCGGCGCTGACGACTATATGATCAAGCCTTTCGACGTTGCCGAATTCGAGGCCCGCGTGCGTGTTCTCCTGCGCCGCAACGCCGGGCTTCGGTCGTCGGTCCTCAGTTTCGGCAAGGTGCTGTTCGACCTGACGTCGCGCACATTTTCGGCGGATGATCGCCCGCTCGATATTCCGGCCCGTGAAGTGGCGTTGCTGGAGGTGCTGTTCATGCGGGCCGGCAAGGTGGTCGCCAAGGAAGCGATCGTGCAGTCGCTGACCGGCTTCGACGACGATATTTCCGCCAATGCCATCGAGCAATATGTCAGCCGCCTGCGCAAGCGGCTTGCGCCCCACGGGCTGACGGTGAAGACGGCGCGCGGCATCGGTTATTATCTCGAAAAACTGCCGGAGATGGCGGAATGATCAAGGCCGCCTATTCGCTCAGGCGGCGACTTCTAGGCTGGCTCCTCATCTCCACTGCCATCATCGGCTGCGTGGCGCTGACCGACACCTGGCGCGAGGCGGTAAACACCGCCAATGTGGTTTCAGACCGGGTGCTGTCAGGTTCGGCGCTTGCCATTGCCGAGCGGGTGGTGGTGGCCGAGGACGGGTCGCTTGAGGTGGATATCCCTTATGTCGCGCTGGAAATGCTGACATCGGCGGCGCAGGACCGGGTGTTCTACCGGGTCGATGGACCCAACGGACAATTCCTCACCGGTTACCAGAACCTGCCGACGGTCGAAAACAAAAACGGCGATACCCCCGCCTATCGCGATGCGGTGTTTCGCGATGAGCCGATCCGGGTCGCTGCCATCAGGCGCTTCGCGTCGACGGGCATCAATTCCGTTCCCTTTTCCGTAACGGTTGCCGAAACCACCATCGCTCGCAGCCAGCTGGCGCAGGC
This genomic interval from Agrobacterium tumefaciens contains the following:
- a CDS encoding response regulator, which encodes MRILLVEDNQVLSEGLSALLRGSGYAVDVVSDGASADAAIAAESFDLVILDLNLPEMDGIEVLRSMRSRQDKAAVLILTARGTPEEKVKGLDLGADDYMIKPFDVAEFEARVRVLLRRNAGLRSSVLSFGKVLFDLTSRTFSADDRPLDIPAREVALLEVLFMRAGKVVAKEAIVQSLTGFDDDISANAIEQYVSRLRKRLAPHGLTVKTARGIGYYLEKLPEMAE
- a CDS encoding ABC transporter substrate-binding protein; protein product: MATACGMIFSMRICLLLCLCLCMAFPALAQVAIFPAPSGKADAQTLVVYSSLDEPLATPMIEGFQKANPDIAVHYEDMLTGEIYDRIVKETDAGKKTADFAFSSAMDLQVKLSNDGYAQRSDLAMSARWPAWANWRNTAYALTFEPAVFVYHKPSFTTEKPPATRAEFVDYLERHARDVHGRIATYDIERSGVGFLFMSRDQEQFGDIWNVIKAMGAAGVKVYSTSSAILERVSDGRFVMGYNILGSYAADWASRHPDVGIVLPKDYTVVMSRIGLVPEAAANPELGRRYLEFFMSKEGQTIMARQLQIPAVSPEVAGENTANTMQAIHGAQLRPVPVSPGLMVYLDQVKRSRLIERWNEALRSQ